From one Actinopolyspora saharensis genomic stretch:
- the ald gene encoding alanine dehydrogenase, which translates to MQIAVPREIKNHEYRVALTPAGVHEFVSRGHEVFVETQAGAGSSISDEEFLSAGAKVLSDADEVWAEGDLVLKVKEPIAEEYPRLRRDQVLFTYLHLAASAELTNALLESGVTGIAYETVQTSDGTLPLLAPMSEVAGRLAPQVGTYSLMRPSGGRGMLPGGIPGVHPARVVVIGGGVAGLNSARVALGMGADVELLDTNVDKLREIDRDFGGRIRTVTSNRYSVEQAVRTADLVIGAVLIPGAKAPKLISNELVGQMKSGSVLVDIAIDQGGCFADSRPTTHDAPTYRVHDSVFYCVANMPGAVPNTSTHALTNVTLPYALRIADQGWRAACRQDEALAGGLNTHDGKLVNEPVAAAHGLAHDEVDSVLG; encoded by the coding sequence GTGCAGATCGCCGTACCCCGGGAAATCAAGAACCACGAGTACCGCGTCGCGCTCACCCCGGCGGGAGTGCACGAGTTCGTCAGCCGGGGTCACGAGGTGTTCGTGGAAACTCAGGCCGGCGCGGGCTCGTCCATCTCCGACGAGGAGTTCCTCTCCGCGGGTGCGAAGGTGCTCTCCGACGCGGACGAGGTCTGGGCCGAGGGCGACCTGGTGCTCAAGGTCAAGGAGCCGATCGCCGAGGAGTACCCCCGCCTGCGGCGGGACCAGGTGCTGTTCACCTACCTGCACCTGGCCGCCTCCGCCGAGCTCACCAACGCGCTGCTCGAGTCGGGAGTGACCGGCATCGCCTACGAGACGGTGCAGACCTCCGACGGGACGCTGCCGCTGCTGGCTCCCATGAGCGAGGTCGCGGGCAGGTTGGCTCCCCAGGTCGGGACCTACTCGTTGATGCGTCCGAGCGGGGGGCGCGGCATGCTGCCCGGCGGGATCCCCGGTGTCCACCCCGCGCGCGTGGTCGTCATCGGCGGCGGGGTCGCGGGGCTCAACTCGGCGCGGGTGGCGCTCGGCATGGGCGCCGACGTCGAGCTGCTGGACACGAACGTGGACAAGCTCCGCGAGATCGACAGGGACTTCGGCGGCCGCATCCGCACGGTCACCTCCAACCGCTACAGCGTGGAGCAGGCGGTGCGCACCGCGGACCTGGTCATCGGCGCGGTGCTGATCCCGGGCGCCAAGGCCCCCAAGCTCATCTCCAACGAACTGGTGGGGCAGATGAAGTCGGGCAGCGTGCTGGTCGACATCGCGATCGACCAGGGCGGTTGCTTCGCCGACTCGCGTCCCACCACGCACGACGCGCCGACCTACCGGGTGCACGACTCGGTCTTCTACTGCGTGGCCAACATGCCGGGGGCGGTTCCGAACACCTCGACGCACGCGCTGACCAACGTGACCCTGCCCTACGCGCTGCGGATCGCCGACCAGGGCTGGCGTGCGGCGTGCAGGCAGGACGAGGCCCTCGCCGGCGGCTTGAACACGCACGACGGGAAGCTGGTGAACGAGCCGGTCGCCGCCGCGCACGGGCTGGCCCACGACGAGGTGGACAGCGTGCTCGGCTGA
- a CDS encoding PucR family transcriptional regulator produces MVDVQGLVERAGPALLRPVSTPESTGGVGDVVIAEPSESSVAGTSDVVLGVGLTHERQAVEQLRDCGERDAAAVLLKPPLSTASEVAAEARRQGVALIEVREGAAWAQLVWLLRAALADAESAADSSDRGGSASLGDLFRLSDAVAEVIDAPVTIEDAHSQVLAYSARQELTDPARVSTIMGRRQPEDVLAKFRARGTFRQLTRGSSAIYVPEQPDGTLPRLVVPIRMGGELLGSMWAVVPGEVSEQRTSAFADTAALVALQLLRRRLLTDSERQRSARLVRLVLEGGEGWRAAANELAVRAEPHRVVAIDMRAGDGTDEGHRLAMWEWITRGIGHRPLVTESGGVLYAVVPDRAGAGGWPALRDALLTHIRELDSDTPRPLVAAGTSVPVAELPTSRLRADEVLALLRGGTVDREVAVHEDLWHLLVLTRMAGAAGDAGVGALGPLHVLREHDRNRGTEYLDTLYAWLRHPGDPRAAGAELRVHPNTFRYRMKRISLLVEVDLEDVEVRSALLVQLLSERWNPHG; encoded by the coding sequence ATGGTCGACGTCCAGGGGCTGGTCGAGCGAGCGGGCCCCGCGCTGCTGCGTCCGGTGTCGACTCCGGAGAGCACCGGCGGGGTCGGGGACGTGGTGATAGCCGAGCCGAGCGAGAGCAGCGTGGCGGGCACCTCCGACGTGGTGCTCGGCGTGGGGCTCACGCACGAGCGGCAGGCCGTTGAGCAGCTGCGGGATTGCGGGGAGCGCGACGCGGCCGCCGTGCTGCTCAAACCCCCGCTGTCCACCGCCAGCGAGGTGGCCGCCGAGGCGCGGCGGCAGGGGGTGGCCCTGATCGAGGTGCGGGAGGGCGCGGCCTGGGCGCAGCTGGTCTGGCTGCTGCGCGCGGCCCTCGCCGACGCCGAGAGCGCGGCGGACTCCTCGGACAGGGGCGGTTCGGCCAGTTTGGGGGACCTGTTCCGCCTGTCCGATGCCGTGGCCGAGGTGATCGACGCCCCCGTGACCATCGAGGACGCGCACTCGCAGGTGCTGGCCTACTCGGCGCGACAGGAGCTGACCGACCCCGCCCGCGTCTCCACGATCATGGGGCGCAGGCAGCCCGAGGACGTGCTGGCCAAGTTCAGGGCCAGGGGGACGTTCCGCCAGCTGACCAGGGGAAGTTCCGCGATCTACGTCCCCGAGCAGCCCGACGGGACGCTGCCCAGGCTGGTCGTGCCCATCCGCATGGGCGGGGAGCTGCTCGGGTCCATGTGGGCCGTGGTTCCCGGGGAGGTCTCCGAGCAGCGGACCTCGGCCTTCGCCGACACCGCTGCGCTGGTCGCGTTGCAGCTGCTGCGCAGGAGGCTGCTCACCGATTCCGAGCGGCAGCGCTCCGCGCGGTTGGTTCGCCTCGTGCTGGAGGGGGGCGAGGGGTGGCGCGCCGCGGCGAACGAGCTGGCGGTGCGGGCCGAGCCGCACCGGGTGGTGGCCATCGACATGCGCGCCGGTGACGGCACGGACGAGGGGCACCGGCTCGCCATGTGGGAGTGGATCACCAGGGGGATCGGGCACCGGCCGCTGGTGACCGAGTCGGGCGGGGTGCTGTACGCGGTGGTTCCGGACCGGGCGGGGGCCGGTGGGTGGCCCGCGCTCCGGGATGCGCTGTTGACCCACATCCGCGAGCTGGACTCCGACACGCCGCGTCCGCTGGTGGCGGCGGGCACCTCGGTCCCGGTGGCCGAGCTGCCGACCTCCCGCCTCCGGGCCGACGAGGTGCTGGCCCTGCTCCGGGGCGGCACCGTGGACCGGGAGGTGGCGGTCCACGAGGACCTCTGGCACCTGCTCGTGCTCACCAGGATGGCCGGGGCGGCCGGTGACGCCGGGGTGGGAGCCCTCGGCCCGCTGCACGTGCTGCGCGAGCACGACCGCAACCGGGGAACCGAGTACCTGGACACGCTGTACGCCTGGCTGCGCCATCCCGGTGATCCTCGTGCCGCGGGCGCGGAGCTGCGGGTCCATCCGAACACCTTCCGCTACCGGATGAAGCGGATCTCCCTGCTCGTGGAGGTGGACCTGGAGGACGTGGAGGTCCGGTCGGCGCTGCTGGTGCAGCTGTTGAGCGAACGCTGGAACCCGCACGGGTGA